In Fusarium oxysporum f. sp. lycopersici 4287 chromosome 6, whole genome shotgun sequence, a single window of DNA contains:
- a CDS encoding hypothetical protein (At least one base has a quality score < 10): MTKKPDRVVAKMPYAAPESPGKFILMFFLQLQHVVKCYLGLEVTYIALFTRSKRERHISSDKNPLPAPPQGQFGSTTTESQSTVKSITASEGSPQPSPQSLPRTTVVRGFSPSQIPPPQTIPGAAQSSDAIPEPKSTRASGTASPSFPIIKKPVFQIGGSSEEDGSIKSAMASSRPGSLLSARKKQASFSNNVMTRTIDDEAAVDSDTDDYIDESAIDDDDDSSDWEDSMEESGKSSMDDKFLQRVDSKPNLTSRRSLITLMLAQNDRARTLGNHASQSTSAIPRSRMAHGPSLGASPNDSDDAPLMMKGMRGPGLKPIHQVPRSSAQPIMTGPNQIQSQAALSPRTTRRNMLATELTESLRRHLLWERQQKSSTVNAVLKRHHTSHDVANLKQYPERPCMKSEHVNSSSQRQYFSVEANRGYHSSGW; this comes from the exons TGCTATCTGGGCCTAGAGGTGACGTACATTGCTCTGTT CACTCGAAGCAAGCGCGAACGCCACATTAGCTCCGACAAGAATCCTCTGCCAGCCCCTCCTCAGGGCCAATTCGGTTCTACTACAACTGAGTCACAATCGACTGTAAAGTCCATCACAGCTTCAGAGGGCTCGCCACAACCTTCGCCCCAAAGCCTTCCCCGAACCACTGTCGTGCGTGGCTTTTCGCCTTCCCAGatccctcctcctcaaacTATTCCTGGTGCTGCTCAATCATCAGACGCAATTCCTGAGCCCAAGTC GACCAGAGCCTCAGGAACAGCAAGCCCATCATTtcccatcatcaagaagccCGTGTTCCAGATCGGTGGCTCCTCTGAAGAAGACGGCTCAATCAAGAGCGCCATGGCTTCATCACGACCTGGCTCGCTGCTCTCTGCACGCAAGAAGCAGGCCTCGTTCAGCAACAATGTCATGACACGAAcaattgatgatgaggcaGCTGTTGACTCAGACACCGACGACTACATCGACGAGAGCGCcatcgatgacgatgacgactcTTCGGACTGGGAGGACTCGATGGAAGAGAGCGGCAAATCCAGCATGGACGACAAGTTCCTCCAGCGAGTGGATTCCAAGCCCAACTTGACCTCGCGACGATCGCTCATTACCCTCATGCTTGCCCAGAACGATCGCGCACGCACTCTTGGTAACCACGCTTCTCAATCGACTTCAGCTATTCCACGATCTCGTATGGCCCACGGCCCGTCACTGGGTGCCTCACCCAATGACTCTGACGATGCTcctctgatgatgaagggcATGCGTGGACCCGGTCTTAAGCCTATCCATCAAGTCCCTAGGTCTAGTGCTCAGCCCATCATGACCGGTCCCAACCAAATCCAGTCTCAAGCTGCGTTGTCACCTCGCACTACTCGTCGCAATATGTTGGCGACTGAGTTGACTGAGTCTCTTCGACGTCACCTCCTTTGGGAGCGACAACAGAAGTCGTCGACAGTCAATGCCGTCCTCAAGCGACACCATACATCACATGATGTGGCCAATTTGAAGCAGTACCCGGAGAGGCCTTGCATGAAGAGCGAGCATGTGAACTCGAGCAGCCAGAGGCAGTACTTTTCCGTTGAGGCCAACCGCGGATACCACTCCAGCGGATGGTGA